The Gammaproteobacteria bacterium DNA window GTAGCTACAATACAGCCAATGCGCTTGTCCGCATCCAGGAGGCATCGACGGGCCAGGGGTTATACCTTGATGGCGACACCATCGTGTCAGACGTGAATGGCGGGCTTGGTATTGGTACGCTGGGGCCACAATCCATCGTTTTTGGTACGAACGGGAATGAAGTGGTTCGTATTTCGGTGACAGGAAGTGTCGGGATCGGAAAGTCCAACCCCGCCTACCCCCTCGATGTGGTGGGCACCATTAACGCGAGTGCCGCCCTGTTAATCAATGGACAGAAGGTTTTAACGGCGGCCAGTTTAGGCAGCGCGGCGACGGGGGATATTGGGGTGGATGTGCAGAAATATGATGCAGACCTCGACGACCTCGCCGATGGCAGCCTGACCGGCAGCAAGGTGGGGTCTGGAATCGCGGCGGGGAATATTACGACAGGGACATTAGCCTTGGGGCGTTTAGTCCCTGTGGTGGTGACGAGTAATTATAACAGCGGGTTAACCTTAACAGGTCAGCTGGCGTTTTCTGGCGCCAACGGGAATGTGAAGTTGAATGGGAACTGGCTGAGTGGCGATGGTGCGGATGAAGGTCTTTTTGTGTCGAGCAACGGCTCGGTTGGTCTTGGAACCTCCAATCCCTTAGATCCGTTCCACGTTAACACAGGGACCATGCGATTGGGGACGACAGGTGCCCCGACGATGCGCATGACCATCAACAGCACCGGTGGCTATATTCAGACGGGAACCACCGATGCAAGCTCGTCGATCGCGCCGCTCTTCTTACGGGTATCAACGGCGGCCCGGTGAACATGACGACCTCAGAATGGAAATGTAGGGATCGGCATGACGAATGCGACCTCTGCTTTATGACAACCACGCCAATACCGTTGCCCTTCGTTAACGGGATTCCTTTGCCCCAGTCAATTTCAGAGATGAAACTCAGAACTGGTGATGGCCTGAGCCCACTAGTCCTTACCCGTATTTCTTACAAGCGCGAACCAGCGCTTCATCCGCCCGAGATATTGTGATCAATCCGCTAGGTGGTGACGTCGGCATTGGGACGACCTCGCCATCCACCAACCTCCACATCGTTGATACGGTTCCTGCTGTTCGCACCTCCAAAACCGCTAACAACGAAGCCTGGTATTTAACCTGCTGATAGCAAGGGGTTTGCGATGGGCTATAAGCCGAATGCAGGCGCTCCTTATCTGATTTTTAATTATGATAGCCCGATCGGCACCGCCTCGCTGTCGAATCTGCTGGTGCTGTCCAGTGGTGTAATGCGGGGATCGGGACGAATTCGCCAGCCTCAAAGCTCGAAGTAGCTGGGACCCCGACTTCGGCGGCGATGTTAATGCTGATGGTGGGGATGCATACACAGCACGACTAAAATTACACGCAGATTGCCTTGGGTATAACGGTGGAACAGTCATCCTCATTTTATCCGCACGCGACACAAAGAGCAGGCGCCGCCAACAATACGATTGATTTTTACACCTCCGATGGACCCCGCGGGGAACTACCCAGACAACGCTATCTTGGGTCTGAGCGTTGGCTCGGGGAATGTGGGATTGGGAAGCTGGCGTCGAGTTCTGCGTTGGATGTGAACGGGGATGTAAATGCCTCTGGGCTCTATATGACAGGAGGGAACCCGGTGGCGTGGACGGATAATCTTGGCAATGTGGCACTGGGGAGGAGCAAGTTGAGCACGATTACCACAGGAGCGAGCAACCTCTCTATCGGCAACGTTGCGCTGTCTCAGATTACGAGTGGAGATCATAACATTGGGATCGGGAATGGTACCCTCAAGGTGACAACTACCGGGGCGTATAATGTTGGTTTGGGGTATAACGTCCTGTATACCAACGATAGCGGGAACTCAAATATTGCGTTTGGCAATGCGACGATGAAATTCAATGTTTCGGGTAATGACAACATCGCTATTGGGGAGCAGGCGCTTTACAATGCGACGACTAGTATGAATGTAGCGGTAGGTTCGTTTGCCGGGAGAGGCATTACTTCGGGCCTTGGGAATATCGCAATTGGCTATGGTGCCGGGTACAACAATAACTCAGGCCGAACCACCACGGGTACCGGGAACATTCTCATCGGAAACAACGTGATCGCGCTGCTGGGAACAACGAATCAATATCTTAATATTGGAAACACGATTTATGGCGATATGTCCCAAGGTCAGGTGGGGATTGGAAAATCCAATCCGGCCTATGCGTTAGATGTCGTGGGCTCGGTGAATGCGACGGGCCAATTCTTGGCTCCCGCCGGAGACTCTGCAGCCCAACCCGGTTTTTCGTGGAACAGCGATTCGAATATGGGCGTGT harbors:
- a CDS encoding hypothetical protein (Evidence 5 : Unknown function), whose protein sequence is MRETMWRLVDGEVVPMPTSPPSGLITISRAVSGQAQERMRVNSAGNVGIGITSPATPLHVYRPQTMGAMGSYNTANALVRIQEASTGQGLYLDGDTIVSDVNGGLGIGTLGPQSIVFGTNGNEVVRISVTGSVGIGKSNPAYPLDVVGTINASAALLINGQKVLTAASLGSAATGDIGVDVQKYDADLDDLADGSLTGSKVGSGIAAGNITTGTLALGRLVPVVVTSNYNSGLTLTGQLAFSGANGNVKLNGNWLSGDGADEGLFVSSNGSVGLGTSNPLDPFHVNTGTMRLGTTGAPTMRMTINSTGGYIQTGTTDASSSIAPLFLRVSTAAR
- a CDS encoding hypothetical protein (Evidence 5 : Unknown function), which produces MGYKPNAGAPYLIFNYDSPIGTASLSNLLVLSSGVMRGSGRIRQPQSSK
- a CDS encoding hypothetical protein (Evidence 5 : Unknown function); translation: MEQSSSFYPHATQRAGAANNTIDFYTSDGPRGELPRQRYLGSERWLGECGIGKLASSSALDVNGDVNASGLYMTGGNPVAWTDNLGNVALGRSKLSTITTGASNLSIGNVALSQITSGDHNIGIGNGTLKVTTTGAYNVGLGYNVLYTNDSGNSNIAFGNATMKFNVSGNDNIAIGEQALYNATTSMNVAVGSFAGRGITSGLGNIAIGYGAGYNNNSGRTTTGTGNILIGNNVIALLGTTNQYLNIGNTIYGDMSQGQVGIGKSNPAYALDVVGSVNATGQFLAPAGDSAAQPGFSWNSDSNMGVYRVAADTLGFSTGGTERVRIDSAGNVGIGTVPSTNLEVLVQPAAPTTNTALANAGFRLSGSALNSALDFGINGATPGAYYAGWIQRWNKSAPNLFPLLLNPLGGNVGISSMTTPNTTLEVGGTGISTNTLSVNGASVFFNGLTVGSTGTTLSITAGGQVYKTSDRRLKDHIAVLPGVLTQLDKFRGVSYEWKNATTENRHTEIGVIAQEVEAAYPELVKTNSDGYKSVEYLMLTGVLVEAAKELKAQNVSMNALVQDLKAKNDEKDKAIEALRAKNDDIERRLELLEKK